The Gossypium hirsutum isolate 1008001.06 chromosome A13, Gossypium_hirsutum_v2.1, whole genome shotgun sequence nucleotide sequence tcctgtatttggcagcgaagcagatcaaagatggtagattttacctccctgactacagtggagtacattgaagccgataactctatctccctgtatttggcagtggaatagattgaagatcaaagatggcagattttacctccatgtgactacagtggagtacattgaagccgataactctatctcccagtatttggcagtggaatagattgaagattgcagatcttgccttcctgtatttgacagcgaagcagatcaaaagatggcagattttacctccctgaccacagtggagtacactgaagccgataattctatctccctgtatttggcagtggaatagattgaagattgcagatctggccctcctgtatttggcagcgaagcagatcaaagatggcagattttacctccctgaccacagtggagtacattgaagccgataactctatctccctgtatttggcagtggaatagattgaaaattgcagatcttgccttcctgtatttggcagcgaagcagatcaaagatggcagattttacctccctgaccacagtggagtacattgaagccgataactctatctccctgtatttggcagtggaatagattgaagattgcagatcttgccttcctgtattggcagcaaaGCAGGTTGAAgacggcggattttacctccctgattatagtggagtacattgaagctgatagttctatctcccggggcaagaagtagatcgaagatagctgatcctatcttcctatattggtaggaaatagatcgaagatgcagatcttgtcttcccatattggtggcgaagtagatcgaagaaagcagatcttgtcttcatgtattggcgtgaagtagatcgaagatagctgatcctatcttcctatattggtaggaaatggatcgaagatgcagatcttgtcttcccatattggtggcgaagtagatcgaagaaagcagatcttgtcttcatgtattggcgtgaagtagatcgaagatagctgatcctatcttcctatattggtaggaaatggatcgaagatgcagatcttgtcttcccatattggtggcgaagtagatcgcagaaagcagatcttgtcttcatgtattggcgtgaagtagatcgaaggtagcagatcttatcttcctatattggtaggaagtggatcgaagatgcagatcttgtcttcccatattggtggcgaagtagatcgcagaaagcagatcttgtcttcatgtattggcgtgaagtagatcgaaggtagcagatcctatcttcctatattggtaggaagtggatcgaagatgcagatcttgtcttcccatattggtggcgaagtagatcgcagaaagcagatcttgtcttcatgtattggcgtgaagtagatcgaagatagcaggtcctatcttcctatattgataggaagtggatcgacgatgcagatcttgtcttcccatactggtggtgaagtagatcgaagaaagcagatcttgtccctgtatttgacagtggaatagattgaggattgcagatcttgccttcatgtatttggcagcgaagcagatcgacgatggcggattttacctccctgactacagtggagtacattgaagccgataactctatctccctgcattcaatagtggaatagagtgaagatgacagatcttattcccctaagcagtagtggagcagactaaaaacacaaatctcatccccatgaaGTCGTAAcaaagtagattgaagctacaaggcgtatctgaagttgTCGTGAAGTGGATCAAAGCAAGAAGACGCAGTGGACTGAaataaggctacttgaagaagaaaagcacccAAAGAAATTAAGCCTCAACGAGAccaggcaaatttggtctttcttagtctttgctctgttctcgttacacgaaaacgagcaaagaggggcagctgtagaagcccaaatttgctgGGCCCATTGtccaaatgaaataaaatacaaCAAACCCAAAATTCAATCCCAATAAACCAAATCCCATAGCCCAAATACCACCAGCCCAATACTCAACTAGCccaacataataaaaaaaaaagagaaacagaCAACAAGAAACCTTGGCTACCACACCCCACTTTCCTCTGACACTAGCACCATCTTTGGTCACCACCATGTCGGCTACCACGCCCCATGCTTCTGCCAACACCATCCCCGCATGCCTGGCACCTCCATACCTTGCAAGCAGCAATGAAGAGATAGAAACTAATAGAAAATGAAAGTGTAAGGGCTATAAAAGCCATGGAAACTAGTGTAAAAAGAGGGGGGAttttaaaagattgaaaaagagacaaacacaaaaatccctCCGAACTTCGAATACAAaggaaaaaatcaataaaaaggtttgcatttttttttctttttctctcttctttcgaatgttttttctttgttttttttcctttctttctatatacatatacatatatatattattaaaaaaaataaaaaaaagttacctTTTGAACTTCCGGCCACCATGTGCGGTGGCCAGCGACGGTGGCGGCGCGACCAACGGCGGTGGCTCAGTGACCGGGATTTCACCGGAAAAGAAAAGGCTTGAGAGGATTTTAAGGGAGGGGAAGAGAGCATGGaagcttttttttgttttttttagattGGGGGTTGAAaatgaaacacaaaaaaaaatctttgtttttaaaTAATGGTGTTGAAACGGCACTATTTTGTTTGGTGGGTGGGGTCTGTGCGCTTTCCCTAAAAGGGAAATTTATGTGTTTAGTCCTCCTCCCTCGCAACCTCATTCAATTAACCCccattttctatcttcttttgttttttttaagtttggccTTCAGATCTTGTTTGGTTTTCGTTTTGATccctaattaactatccaatatttatacttttatatcccaaattttcatttgtttttaaccATGTCTTAaatctatttaattcatttattaaccttttttaaatgtttcatttatatgttatttcaaatattttatatgttgtttatttacatcattattgtaaatattatatatatatatttttgcacatttcctaatattttcttttgttgtagatattattattactattatattacattactattattattgttatctatttatttatatatttaaaatttcggtacatatatatacttatatatttttttatattttacaacttatgtacatacctatatatttatatacatattttcattttcataaatatatacacgTACACATTTTtctctaatatatatatgtatatatatatactcatatacatttcttactatatcttataatttatatatatatacacgtacatattctctatttattttaaatatattttttatatttcatattttctacatgcatatatatatacttatctatttacatattttaattcatatacctatacatgtatacatatttacatatatttttatatttaataatctca carries:
- the LOC121212686 gene encoding uncharacterized protein encodes the protein MLSSPPLKSSQAFSFPVKSRSLSHRRWSRRHRRWPPHMVAGSSKVSISSLLLARYGGARHAGMVLAEAWGVVADMVVTKDGASVRGKWGVVAKVSCCLFLFFFYYVGLVEYWAGGIWAMGFGLLGLNFGFVVFYFIWTMGPANLGFYSCPSLLVFV